DNA sequence from the Vicia villosa cultivar HV-30 ecotype Madison, WI linkage group LG3, Vvil1.0, whole genome shotgun sequence genome:
attactcctcaacaaaccttctaattattccttcgatccattcaacactgacactgacatcccgtgcagtaccaataaacaagtctagttataagaaccagagtaaccgtaacttcacctctttccaacatcatcctgtcacaattaaatatgttacagctgctgcaactatttttatagcaaagttcatctcgttagctttccgacgcttcaaacggaactcaaatcggacgtcctgaactccagttatgaattttcgaagttctgcagctattcagcaattttcctgcgttttgcttacgaaaatctcactccaaaactcattctcttcaactctatcacattccaaacagccccttatcgtatctcttcacttccaaacattcttatgacttgagcaacacatcctatcgccgaagtgcgatttctggaacatttcgacagcaatcctctttgcaaacttgcagctgaatctcttccgagacgtaaagctactcaactgacatcttcgcagtacaccagtagagctgacacattgcaactttccgatttccttctcttacaataactgtcaattacctctaatcatattccttcaagatgttccaactcactTCCCaatgaagtcttaattccaagtcaccttcaactcgggaaacaacaaactccgacagcgctcacactgttgccaacaacagcctactgaatcaatcttcttacaactgaaacataaccgagaagcaaagcttctcccccacttgtttcaatccaacacctgcaacaaacaaccaagtaccgacagtgattcactcacatgtcgcgtaccaaggaataaaatgccgacaatatacaactgtcgcgcaactcaactgactcaacaattggccggacggaccgacctgctctgataccactattgtaacaccctcctaaaccccacggaaattaataaaataattcagagtaaaacatgaaaacaagggtgccacaattcaatttaaaacaattatcataaatcgattgtcatgcttcacttagggacaaaatcatcaatttaacaaaatcatgtttctacacaacggaacattaatcaacagataagcataacatcatctatgcaatatctcacaaaattaattCGATAACAacaaatagagtatcatcataaactctaaactagcgttcccccagtgttacaatatcagagcatgacaccgacgctatacttaaacaaactggcctatgagctatcctcaccaaagccaaagcCGCTattcgccaatctgaaaatgtcaacagtaagggtgagtctcattcaaattaacaaatgttattgaatcataaataataacacatcatagttacatcattcacccaattgtttcataaacagatattcagacaagtttcatcatcacaaaacaatcaaccaacacatcatcaatatttataacactggaatacatccaatcatgttataaaagtcatgcatatgaatgcaactgacactatgcatgtggtaccaacatcatcaaatgggaataacccatgaccgatccaacatcatcaagatacggccctgccagcacagattccacacaatgggaatcatgcccttcactgatccaacacacccttatggatacagcatcatcaatgaatatgaatgaatgcaaacatacatgaacatacttataccatcgtcaagtctaatgagtaacatcttcaaatactcatttcatcatcatcatcatcatcatcatcaagtatgtttatatacattagcatcattcaaatacaatcaatcatcatcatacaagtctcaacaatcatcacataataatgtttttcaaaacaacatcttatattgtcacatttcatcatatatgtcaacaatacgtcattcatcaaactaacaaaatattcacatcatactcatatcctcgCATATGATGTCTCATAAGCTTCTtcatacaattcaaacaaatcatcatacgactcatattttaaacatagCATACATCGTCAtatcttatcatatatatatatccacaacacatcatacatcaaaacaagcaaatgatgataaaataaattcaagatgctgctcatttcattattataacacaaagaatatttcataagcttcatcctgctcgaaacggcacttaaaacaggccaacggttcaaaagatacgcatctttaaactttccaaaatcactagcagcacgcggcgccacacaatgttcgcgacgcgctgccataatacgacgccttcgcggcgccaacaagggacgcggcgcaaactgagtgaaataattttccttaagctttctgccaagcagttcgcggcgccaacacatggacgcggcgcgaactggcgatttcatagATTCTCAATCGCAAAATGACGGCATACGAacctgaatcccaaattcctcaacctcgaccaaatcgattcaagtcgatcaaacaccacaaaacagccacacaacatatatcatacacacatataacatatattatgcatcatcaaacatcatacaacaccaattcattggatttcatcaaaatagataattatcaacaaacatcccaaAACCCAAACTCTATCAttcgactcaattgacatgaaataatatacctatatcagtcctattatctataacccgataatagatgttaattggaagagtccccccttaccttagccaagaatctggactttttcccttcttctccatcaaacccgtaagcctcttttcttcactttcagcaagaatctccaatctttaaACCCGCTTTTCTCCCTCatagagaacctccctgacacgaattaatatatcaaatcgaaggaaatttcgtgtagaatccgaatcttcaagaaatacctgatttggagttacgagcagaaagttatgacccattttgtgagggctgcatcatgaatacgaaaatgctcTTGTCCATGACTTCTCCATCTCTCCATGTTAGGTTTTTCTCCTCTATTTCTcaaattcttcttattttcttattttatgaaaacatagcatataatttagtaatgggctccttcatattaacacccccacattactaactccaccaatggcccaacaactaacattttattatttccaattaatctcaataaaatgctaatttcgaataattaatttaaaacttaattaaattaattaaataataattttcgggatgttacacttACACCATTAGGATTATGCCAGTCTTAATCAGGGAATGGAGCCCAGATTTTAAGCTAAAGGAATATTTATTGCGTACACTCCCCATATGGATTAAATTGCCTCAACTCCCTTTATACCTTTGGGGAGAAATGAGCCTAAACAAGATTGGTAGTGCCCTTGGGATCCCTCTTGTGACTGATGAATGTACAACCAACAAGTTGCGAGTGTCTTATGCACGGATACTGGTAGAAATGGACATCACTAAGGAGCTCCCTACTAAAATCACGATTCGAGACAAAGATGGAAACAAACTACAACAAGCTATCGAATATGAGTGGAAGCCCTTATATTGTAACAGATGCCACAAACCAGGTCATAATTGTGAGCAGCCAAAGCCTAAAACAAAGCAATGGAAGCCAAAAGCTAAAGCTGAAGAACCTCCTAAAATTGTCACACAAGTGGTTGAAGACACTTCTAGTGGAGTTGTGGCTCAGACAATTCTGGAACCTGTGGGAGAAAGCTCAGTTTCAAGGGAGGAATCAAAATGGGCTGAAGTGCATAAGAGCAATCGTGATAGAGGTAAGAAGCCTATGACTGAAACGGTTCCTGATACTTTAGCTTGTATGAATAGGTTTGACGCATTGCAAGTTTTGAATGACTTGCAAATGCTGAAAGATTCAGGTCAATGCTAGTGTCCTGGAACGTTAGGGGGCTCAATAAGTCTGCTAAGCTTAGGGAGATTAGCTCCCGTCTCCTAGAGCTTAAGGCACCtattaatattttgattgaaACTAGGGCAAAACAGGATCAGGCTGGTACTATTAGAAATAAGATGCATCTTGATGGGCACTTCATTGATAACTACCAGTATCACCCTAATGGTCGTATTTGGGTACATTGGGATCCTGCTCAAATTGATGTACAGGTATATAAAATGAGTAATCAGATGATACATATGGCTGTCTATAACAATCAGAATTCCTTTATATTTTGGTTGACTGCAATCTATGGGATGAATAAATTAGAGCAAAGAAGGATCTTGTGGAAAGACTTAGATGCTCTTAATGTTATGGGACCTTGGTGCTTAGCTGGTGACTTTAACAATGTGCTAACCTATCAAGACAGGATTGGAGGGAAAAATGTTGTTGAATCTGAATTCAAAGACTTGGAAGATATGATGAGGAACCATGACCTATCAGAGATGACCAATAATGGAGAGTTTTATACTTGGTCCAATAAACACAGTATATGGACTATATACTCTCGAATTGACAAGATTTTGGGTAATCCTGAATGGTTCCAGGCTCATTTAGACTACAGTCTCAATATTCTTCCACCAAATGTATCTGACCATTCTCTGCTTTTGCTGCATCATCATGCTCAAACTGTTCAAAGGCATAGGAGATTCAGATTTCTTAACTGTGTAACCGAAACTGAGGCTTACCAACAAACTGTGCAGGATAACTTGAGTAATCCTATTGAGGGAAGCCCTAGCTTTGTTCTCTGGCACAAACTTAAGAGACTTCAAGTGGTCCTGTACAAGCTGAACAAACCTTTGCTGTCTGCTAATCAAAAGATTATCCAAGCTAGGGAAAAACTAACTAAAGCTCAAGAAAGTCTTTGTATGGATAAGTGGAATCCTGAGAAAATTACTCATGTGAAGAGATGCAGTGAAGAACTGATTAAGTGGCATGAAATTGAGGAGAGTGTGCTGAACAAAGGGCCAAAATCAAATGGCTAAGGGATGGTGATGGAAACAATGCATTTTTTCATGCATCTGTTAGAATGAAACAATCCTCTAAAGCCATAACAATTCTGGAAACTGATGATGGTTAGGCACTCACTAATCCTATAGACATTGAAACATAAATTTTGGGATTTTATGGCAATCTTATGGGCCATAAAATCAACTCTCTAGAGTGTGTTGACATTGGTGTTCTAAGACAAGGTTCTCAACTCAATAGAGATCAGAAAATTTTTCTGGAAAGAGGCATTACTGAAGATGAGATTTTAGTTGCCCTCAAGGGGATTGATGATAGTTCAGCTCCAGGACTTGATGGTTATAGTGCCAAATTTTTCAAAACTAGTTGGAATACAATCAAAATTGAAGTGATTGCTGCCATACATGAGTATTTTGACAAAGGTAAAATGTACAAGGCTTTCAATTGTTCTTTAGTCTCTCTTGTTCCTAAAAGTGCCTCTGCTAAGTCTATTAGAGAATTTAGACCTATATCTGTATGTTCTACTTTCTATAAAATCATCTCCAGGATTTTGACTAATAGGCTCAGCAAAGTCATAGGTAGTTTTGTGAgtaataaccaagcagcattcaTCCCTGGTCAGCAGATTTAGAGTCACATCCTTTTGGCATTTGAACTTCTTAAAGGATATGAGTGGAAGAAAGGCCCTCCTAAATGTATGTTTCAGGTTGACCTACAAAAAGCCTATGACATGATTGATTGGCAGGCTTTGGAATGCATCATGGATGAACTGGGTATACCTCATAAATTCCTCAAGTGGATAATGCAAAGTTTGACTAGTGTGTCTTATAGATTTAACATTAATGGAAGCCACTCTAAGATGCTTATTGCTAGAAGAGGTATAAGGTTAGGGGATCCCATCTCCCCTTACCTTTTTGCTATGCTTATGGAATATTTGCAAAGAAGCCTTCATCAGATGCAATTAAGTCCCAGATTTAAACATCATGCAAAGTGTAAGAAGTTGCAGCTCACCAACCTGATGTTTGCAGATGATGTGCTACTCTTGGCTAAAGGGGATGTCACCTCAGTTGATCTCTTATTGTCTACCTTTTACAAATTCCTTAACTTCACAGGGATGCAGATAAATAAAGGCAAAAGCAAAATATTCTTTAGGGCTGTTACACAGAAGATGAAGAATAGCCTTCTTACCCTATCTGGATTCCAAGAAGGAACTATGCCATTCAAGTATCTAGGTGTACCTATTACTAGTAAGAAGCTATCCATTCATCATTATATGGGTTTGATTGATAAAATTATTTGCAGAACTCATATATGGACCTCAAAGCTGTTGACTTATGCGGGTAGATTACAACTAATCAAAAGTATATCCTTTGCCATAGTCAATTATTGGATGCTTTGTTTTCCTCTACCTAAAGCTGTACTTGCCAAGATTGATGCTATTTGTCGATCCTTTCTTTGGACATGTAAAGATCAACTTAGTCGTAAAAGTCTTGTTGCTTGGTCAACAGTTTGTCAGCCTGTGAATAAAGGAGGCCTTGGGGTGATCAACATTAACATCTGGAACAAATGTGCTATGCTGAAGTTATTGTGGAACATATGTAACAAGCCGAATAACCTATGGGTTAAGTGGATCCACGCTTATTATCTGAAACAATAAGCTGTAATGACATTCACTCCTAACTCAGCTAGCACTTGGATCATAAAAGAAATCTTGAACACTAGACCTCTAATCCAATCATGTCAGACACAATGGGATGGGATGATTCAGAAAAACAAGTTCTGTTGTGGTGAAATCTAGCATATTCAATACAAATCCTATTATGGCTTGGAGTAATCTGTGTCTTCGAAACCCTGCTCGACCGTGTGCTATTGTGATCCTATGGCTACTTTGTCATAAGAGACTTGCTACTAAAAGCAGACTGTGTAAGCTTGGCTTCATCAACATTACTACTTGTTCTTACTATGGGCTGATCGAATCTGATAGTCATATCTTCTTTGAATGTAGTGAATATCGTGAGATTTGGATGGCTATCCTTCAATGGATCCAAATTGATCATCGCCCTAAACAATGGGATGAGGAGATAAATTGGCTTGTGACTAGAACAAAGGGCAAAGGCTGGAGGTCTAAATTACTCAAACTAGCACTTGCTGAAGGTGTCTATGGCATATGGCTGCATAGGAACAGACTATTTTTGGGACTCCTAGTGATAGTAAACACACTATACAAGGGATTATTGATAAAATTGTATATCGGGGCTGGGCTTGTAGAGTTTTAAAACCGCATATTGCTAGTCTTATGACTAGATAGGGCTCACCACTAGTTTATTCTTGTCTTTGATGTTGCTGGATCCATGTGATCGCATTGTATTACCGGTTTTTGGCTAATAAAGTTCTTTatttccaaaataaataaataaataaataaataattaatgaaataataataataatctatactatctatctatctatactATTCTGTAATCATATAACTTCTCTCACtaaatctatctatctatctatactattctataatcctataacttctctCACTAAATTTCCCTCCAAAAtctcaattaaaaaataatattaataataataaataaataatattaataataatagataataaattaattaaataataataataatctatctatctatctatctatctatctatctatctatctatactattctataatcctataacttctctCACTAAATTTCCCTCCAAAatctcaattaaaaaaataatattaataataataaataaataatattctaTACTATTctataatcctataacttcttTCACTAAATTTCCCTCCAAAATCTCAATCAAaaaatctatctatctatctatctatctatctatctatactattctataatcctataacttctctCACTAAATTTCCCTCCGAAATCTCAATTAAaaaatctatctatctatctatctatctatctatctatctatctatctatctatactattctataatcctataacttctctCACTAAATTTCCCTCCAAAatctcaattaaaaaaataatattaataataataataaataaataatattatatactaTATACTATTctataatcctataacttctctCACTAAATTTCCCTCCAAAATCTCAATCAAaaaatctatctatctatctatctatctatctatctatctatagtattctataatcctataacttctctCACTAAATTTCCCTCCAAAATCTCaattaaaaaatgatataaataATAATGGTGAATTCTAGAATGAGGTATCAATTATATCCCTCACTCATGTACCATTTAATTTGaccattaaattaaaaaatgtctACACAATTTAAATAGTTTATACCACACTTAATCTATTCTCTTATCTTCCTCTCTCCATAGGTCTCACTCTCGCTCTCTCTGCGTCTCtgtactttttctctttttcctcaCCAATTCTGTCCCTCCTTCTCTATAAATGATTatccataatttatttttcatagcATGTAAAGCATTACTTGAAGATTGGTTTGATGGGATTTATGAATCTCCATAAATCAatttacattattatttttcttcacaaaggGATTTACGATTCTTACAACTCACATTTTATAGTGTTTTTTGACAAAATACTGTCAAAGATAATCAATaattataactgttcatattATGATTCTTCATTCTTTTGATTAAAATCCTCATTTATTTCTACGAAATAATGTTCATACACTTTAGATAAAAACAAAACTGTTTTACTATTGAATTTTCTTAACAATGAATGGCAATTTAATGAATCTTTACCCAAACAATTGAAAATAGATAATTGTATTCTCCATACTTTATCATCCTTAATTTACTCACAAATAACATAAATGAGGTTCCATAATTGAAATGTGCAATTGTGTTTTTGTAGGTAATAGACCGTAACAAGATTACTGTGTATTGATACAATATCAGAAAACACACATCTCTCACACACACAAGCCTGTGAGTCTTCTATATCTAGAATAATTAAATTTTCTAAATGATTCTCTCACACACACAAGCCTGTGTGTCTTCTATATCTAGAATAATAACTACAAAAAAAATTCTACATGATTGGCACAAAGAGAAATGTCAGAGTCATAGGATTGCATTCttatttcaaaatcaacaaataaataaaaaattaattaaataataataataggttaATTCTAGAATGAGGGATCAATTAAGACCCTCACCATTGTACCACTCCTATTCACCGTTAGATAATTAAGTAAATCTATTTAACTATATATTTCATTGTGGTACAAGATTCTTGTCTCTCCCATAAGCATCCACTCCTTCCTTTCTCTCGTTCACTCACTAGATTTGTTactacttaaaaaaaaaaaaagccaaaacaacaACCTGTGTAGTGTGATACTGCTATACAAATCAATAATTCattaattttttcaaaacaattataCACAAATATGCATAAATCTCAAAATAccataattcaatttaaaaaaaaaatgatggaaCTGCTACTATGAAATAATTTCCGTTGAGGCAATGCATTAactttaaactaaattaaatgtaGAATTTGTGCAAAATGTTAACTTTCATAAACAAAAAGCAATTGTTAATTCTAGTTTAAGACCACCAATAAACTATGATTTTTCTTCCTCTGTGAGTGTAACCACATACAAGATTGTAATGGAGTTTCATGAGATAATTATGGTATTGTTTGGGTTAAGATCTGTGTAGTTTTTGACAAAGATCTAAGGTTGTTATGGGAGTTGAAAAGAGTATGAATAGAGGATAACCATGGATAGACAAGAGCCATGATGGTGGTACGTGATGTCGCTGGAAAAATGTCTAAGAGTTATGTCAGTTTTTCTGAATAAAAACACTTAGTGCATGTTTGGATTGGCTTCTACAAGTCCCAAAAACACTTCTAGTTCACTTCAACTTGATAAttggttttatttttttgtttggatactttttcaaaatcaattctcctcCTCCAAAAACAATTCTAGTAGAAGCTACAATTCCTAGcttttgagtttagtagaatcaattctacatttattatatattatttattacaactcttttaaattttcctattttaccctctttaattttcttcaattacttcttttctttttgatttgtactagaatttattaccattttggtaattatacaattcaaaatcaattttgtgcaaagatgcaagcccaaaccacaaagaatgaagaaatgaatatatatatatatatatatatatatatatatatatatatatatatatatatatatatatatatatatatatatgaggagggatcaaattacacccgaagagttacaccacgagttacactcgttcaataactacatctcgaattaatattttttaaattcaaccgttggattgaaacataatatcatatagatcttacctataaagtttgagcttaatctataatgatttactatgtcattgaatcacatcaaaattaacgttatatgaaagctcattttgacgttaatctttggatatcttgatgatatagtaaatcattatagattaagctcaaaatttatatatatgatctatatgatattatgtttcaatccaacggttgaatttaaaaaatattaattcgagatgtagttattgaacgagtgtaactcgtggtgtaactcttcgggtgtaatttgatccctcctatatatatatatatatatatatatatatatatatatatatatatatatatatatatatatatatatatatatatatatatatatatatatatatatatatatatttttagttttaaaattattaaaaatatttaaatcaataataaagttattatattactattcaattatttaatcagcaacttcatgtttccgttaatattcaatagtttgatcaataacttcatgttcccgttaatatccaatattttaattagtaacttcgtgttcctgataatattcaatattttgatcgataacttcgtgtttctgttaatattcaatattttgatcaacaacttttaatattcattattttgatcgaTAACTtcttattcccgttaatattcattattttgatcagtaacttcgtgttgccgttaatattcaaaattttgatcaataacttcgttttctcgttgaattttaatatttttatcagtaatttactatttccgttaatattcattattttgatcagtaacttcgtgtttccgttaatattcaaaattttgatcaataacttcgttttctcgttgaattttaatatttttatcagtaatttactattttcgttaatattcattattttgatcagtaacttcgtgtttccgttaatattcaaaattttgatcattaacttcatgTTTTTCGTTAATATACAATCACTTGATCAGTAACATCATGTCCccgttattttttttaaaataaattaaaaaaaacttatattaaaaatattaaaagaaaataaaacaaataggtaTGTTGATAAGAGTCAATTTGTTGAATATTTTACATTATTACTGTATGTGAAGTTCTACTCAAAATGTCATTTTCTTAGCATGACccaaaacatacattttatgtcgCTAAAATAGATTGAATTATTCATTAGGATCATGATGCTAGACTTAAGTGGTGAATCTCAAAAGCATGCTATGGATCAATTAGATATATGTGCT
Encoded proteins:
- the LOC131658853 gene encoding uncharacterized protein LOC131658853, which codes for MGHKINSLECVDIGVLRQGSQLNRDQKIFLERGITEDEILVALKGIDDSSAPGLDGYSAKFFKTSWNTIKIEVIAAIHEYFDKGKMYKAFNCSLVSLVPKSASAKSIREFRPISVDLQKAYDMIDWQALECIMDELGIPHKFLKWIMQSLTSVSYRFNINGSHSKMLIARRGIRLGDPISPYLFAMLMEYLQRSLHQMQLSPRFKHHAKCKKLQLTNLMFADDVLLLAKGDVTSVDLLLSTFYKFLNFTGMQINKGKSKIFFRAVTQKMKNSLLTLSGFQEGTMPFKYLGVPITSKKLSIHHYMGLIDKIICRTHIWTSKLLTYAGRLQLIKSISFAIVNYWMLCFPLPKAVLAKIDAICRSFLWTCKDQLSRKSLVAWSTVCQPVNKGGLGVININIWNKCAMLKLLWNICNKPNNLWVKWIHAYYLKQ